The Methanobrevibacter sp. TMH8 genome contains a region encoding:
- the metG gene encoding methionine--tRNA ligase, which produces MKKELTNNNSSNRRKEMSKIFISCALPYANGPCHLGHLRSTYIPADIYARYNRMKGNDVLLVCATDEHGTPIAVKADKEGKKPIEIAKRYHDMIAKDLESCDISLDSFTRTTDKIHYKIAQDFFLDLYGKNLIYEKEIKQLYCENCEKFLPDRYVEGICPHCDSERARGDHCESCGRHLEPTDLINPKCLTCGHTPIIKESKHYFFRLSNFQKSIEEYINSNNSMPANVKNYAKNWLKEGLNDWILSRDMSWGIPIPLEGAEGKILYVWGEAFLGYISSAAQWSRKTGEKWEDYWNDTALHFIGKDIIYHHALFWTSLLEGYGCRLPTNIIAGEYLSLEGRKMSTSQNWVIWVADFVKKYDSDLLRYYLTINAPLNKDTDFSWDDFGRRINDELADVLGNFLHRTFTFTKKFFNSKVPEYKNPNDDDRAFEVDIEEIPNTVGQLIEEFKFREGLVEIIKIAKKGNKYFNDQEPWKAVKEDEERAANCLYLSNQLAKTLAILLKPYIPNKAEKIANIMNIPTDTEWNDSKLYLEVGHEINKAKPLFKKIEEETLEKEKEDLYKNLEDEENTDDNNKGNIDTNNDENNGKNNNKNDKGVENMSDQITIDDFAKMDIRIGQILEAEKIEGSNKLLKLKVDVKEKEIQVVAGIGTRYSPEELIERKVVVLVNLPPAKLFGVKSEGMILATDSAALLTPDESEVGERIR; this is translated from the coding sequence ATTAAAAAAGAATTAACTAATAATAATTCATCTAATAGGAGGAAAGAAATGTCAAAAATATTTATTTCATGTGCACTTCCTTATGCAAATGGTCCTTGTCATTTAGGACATTTACGTTCAACTTATATTCCTGCAGACATTTATGCCCGTTACAATAGAATGAAAGGGAATGATGTTTTACTTGTTTGTGCAACCGATGAACATGGTACACCAATAGCTGTTAAAGCAGATAAAGAAGGGAAAAAACCTATCGAAATAGCTAAAAGATACCATGATATGATTGCAAAAGACCTTGAATCATGCGATATCTCACTTGATAGTTTTACACGTACTACTGATAAAATTCATTATAAAATAGCTCAGGACTTCTTTTTAGATTTATATGGAAAAAATCTTATTTATGAAAAAGAAATAAAACAGCTTTATTGTGAAAATTGCGAGAAATTTTTACCAGATAGATATGTAGAAGGAATTTGTCCCCACTGCGATAGTGAAAGAGCTAGAGGAGATCATTGTGAATCCTGTGGTAGACATTTAGAACCAACTGATCTTATAAATCCTAAATGTTTAACTTGTGGACACACACCAATTATTAAAGAATCAAAACACTATTTCTTTAGATTAAGCAATTTCCAAAAAAGTATTGAAGAATATATCAATTCAAATAATTCTATGCCAGCTAATGTTAAAAATTATGCTAAAAATTGGTTAAAAGAAGGATTAAATGATTGGATATTAAGCAGAGATATGAGTTGGGGAATTCCAATCCCTCTTGAAGGAGCTGAAGGTAAAATACTATATGTTTGGGGAGAAGCTTTCCTTGGATATATTTCTTCTGCAGCACAATGGTCTAGAAAAACTGGTGAAAAATGGGAAGACTATTGGAATGATACAGCCCTTCACTTTATTGGAAAAGATATTATTTACCATCATGCTTTGTTTTGGACATCACTTCTTGAGGGATATGGGTGTAGATTACCAACTAATATAATAGCTGGAGAATATCTTTCACTTGAAGGTAGAAAAATGTCTACCAGTCAAAATTGGGTTATTTGGGTAGCAGATTTTGTTAAAAAATATGATAGTGATTTACTTAGATATTATCTCACAATAAATGCTCCATTAAACAAAGATACTGATTTTTCATGGGATGATTTTGGAAGAAGAATTAACGATGAATTAGCTGATGTATTAGGAAATTTCTTGCATAGAACATTTACATTTACTAAAAAATTCTTTAATAGTAAAGTTCCAGAATATAAAAATCCAAATGATGATGATAGAGCTTTTGAAGTAGATATTGAGGAAATTCCAAATACTGTTGGACAATTAATAGAAGAATTCAAATTCAGAGAAGGTTTAGTTGAAATAATAAAAATAGCTAAAAAAGGAAATAAATATTTCAATGATCAAGAACCTTGGAAAGCTGTAAAAGAAGATGAAGAACGTGCAGCTAATTGTTTATATCTTTCAAATCAACTTGCAAAAACTTTAGCAATACTTTTAAAACCATATATCCCAAATAAAGCTGAAAAGATAGCTAATATAATGAACATACCTACTGATACAGAATGGAATGATTCTAAACTTTACCTTGAAGTAGGACATGAAATTAATAAAGCAAAACCATTATTTAAGAAAATTGAAGAAGAAACTCTTGAAAAAGAAAAAGAAGACCTTTATAAAAACTTAGAAGATGAAGAAAATACTGATGATAATAATAAGGGAAATATAGATACAAATAATGATGAAAATAATGGTAAAAATAATAATAAAAATGATAAAGGAGTTGAAAATATGAGTGACCAAATTACTATTGATGATTTTGCAAAAATGGACATAAGAATTGGACAGATATTAGAAGCTGAAAAAATAGAAGGATCCAATAAATTATTAAAATTAAAAGTTGATGTAAAGGAAAAAGAAATTCAAGTTGTAGCAGGAATAGGAACTAGATACTCTCCTGAAGAATTAATCGAAAGAAAAGTAGTAGTTTTAGTCAATTTACCTCCAGCTAAGTTATTTGGAGTAAAATCTGAAGGAATGATTCTTGCAACCGATAGTGCAGCTTTATTAACTCCTGATGAATCAGAAGTAGGTGAAAGAATAAGGTAA
- the priS gene encoding DNA primase catalytic subunit PriS: MFEGATLEERRRYYREEWNEKDLPEFITEGLNKREFGFDHLGHGPNDRYKVFKGKDALRRFLRYKAPFAAYISVAFYNNPRRRGDWIKSEYVFDVDAKDLPIRSCNCDGVCEICLGEALEIVNNLIDTLERDLGLNNIHLVYSGRGYHIRILDEEIMDSGSDLRSEILKYAAGAEVPKLEYSNALEGGTRYNFEHFSIPIAYPKVFTDRIKFNIQHLNGTEELDGINQKLLKDIIKNRDLLDDNQWGIFKSKIGPRRYKNMVNSMARVNLATIDAKVSIDLKRILRLPSSLHSKVSMKCVEVKDREWFDPLKDAVPKFVEERD, encoded by the coding sequence ATTTTTGAAGGAGCTACTTTAGAAGAACGTCGGAGATATTATAGGGAAGAATGGAATGAGAAAGATCTTCCTGAATTTATTACAGAAGGACTCAATAAGAGAGAGTTTGGATTTGATCATTTGGGGCATGGTCCTAATGATAGGTATAAAGTTTTTAAAGGCAAAGATGCTCTTAGACGTTTTTTAAGATATAAAGCTCCATTTGCAGCTTATATTTCAGTAGCTTTTTATAATAACCCTCGAAGAAGAGGGGATTGGATTAAATCAGAGTATGTTTTTGATGTTGATGCAAAGGATTTACCAATTCGCTCTTGTAATTGTGATGGTGTTTGTGAAATATGTCTTGGTGAAGCTCTTGAAATTGTAAATAATCTTATAGATACATTAGAAAGAGATTTAGGATTAAATAATATTCATTTAGTTTATTCTGGAAGAGGATATCATATAAGAATATTAGATGAAGAAATTATGGATTCTGGTAGTGACCTTAGATCAGAAATATTGAAATATGCAGCTGGAGCAGAAGTTCCAAAGTTAGAATATTCTAATGCTCTTGAAGGTGGAACTAGATATAATTTTGAACATTTTTCCATTCCAATAGCTTATCCTAAAGTTTTTACAGATAGAATAAAGTTTAATATTCAACATTTAAATGGAACTGAAGAATTAGATGGAATAAATCAAAAATTACTTAAAGATATAATTAAAAATAGAGATCTTCTTGATGATAATCAATGGGGAATATTTAAAAGTAAAATTGGTCCTAGAAGATATAAAAACATGGTTAATAGTATGGCACGAGTTAATTTAGCTACTATTGATGCAAAAGTTTCTATAGACCTTAAAAGAATTCTCAGATTACCAAGTTCACTTCATTCAAAGGTCAGTATGAAGTGTGTTGAGGTAAAAGACCGTGAATGGTTTGACCCACTTAAAGATGCTGTTCCTAAGTTTGTAGAAGAAAGAGACTGA
- a CDS encoding 2-amino-3,7-dideoxy-D-threo-hept-6-ulosonate synthase, translating to MIGKRIRMERIIDRKTNRTVIAPMDHGVSIGPIRGIVKMSETIEGISNGGANAVLMHKGIIEQGHRGYGKDIGLIIHLSASTSLSPDPNNKVLVTSVEKAIQLGADAVSVHVNIGSETEAEMLRELGEIAETCSQWGIPLLAMMYPRGQKIKNEHDVDLVKHAARVGSELGVDIVKTNYTGDPDSFREVVEGALVPVVIAGGPKVETDKELLEMVKDSLEVGGAGVAFGRNLFQAKSPAKITKAISEVVHNDMEVDEALKILK from the coding sequence ATGATAGGAAAAAGGATTCGAATGGAAAGAATCATCGATAGAAAGACAAATAGAACTGTTATAGCTCCTATGGATCATGGAGTGTCTATTGGTCCTATTAGAGGTATTGTAAAAATGAGTGAAACCATAGAAGGTATATCTAATGGTGGAGCTAATGCAGTATTAATGCACAAAGGAATTATTGAACAAGGTCATAGAGGATATGGTAAAGATATTGGCCTTATTATACATCTTTCAGCTAGTACTTCTCTTAGTCCAGATCCTAATAATAAAGTTTTAGTCACATCAGTTGAAAAAGCTATCCAATTAGGAGCAGATGCTGTTTCAGTCCATGTGAATATTGGATCAGAAACTGAAGCAGAAATGTTAAGAGAATTAGGTGAAATAGCTGAAACTTGTAGCCAATGGGGTATTCCACTACTTGCTATGATGTACCCAAGAGGACAAAAAATCAAAAATGAACATGATGTAGATCTTGTTAAACATGCAGCAAGAGTTGGATCTGAATTAGGTGTAGATATAGTTAAAACAAATTACACTGGAGATCCGGATAGTTTCAGAGAAGTTGTTGAAGGTGCTTTAGTTCCTGTTGTCATAGCTGGAGGTCCAAAAGTAGAAACCGATAAAGAACTTCTAGAAATGGTAAAAGATTCTCTTGAAGTTGGTGGAGCTGGTGTGGCATTTGGAAGAAATCTTTTCCAAGCAAAATCTCCTGCTAAAATCACAAAAGCTATTTCTGAAGTAGTTCATAATGATATGGAAGTTGATGAAGCTTTAAAAATCTTAAAATAG
- a CDS encoding class I SAM-dependent methyltransferase gives MIKISYDINIYRKQLESILKEEDVVVELGCHVGNTSELIAKKIVNGKLIALDNSPEAIPKMNNLVNKYKNIEFISGDVRLHDVLEEVVKKIKKCDVLSVDLGGGYHPDTTFKVYFIWASALKPEITLIRNRGLIDFVRSSQTEEKIESEKGWLESCGDEGIPPQIKEFKLWSSKLNKKE, from the coding sequence ATGATAAAAATTAGCTATGATATTAATATATATCGAAAACAACTAGAGAGCATTTTAAAAGAAGAAGATGTTGTTGTTGAATTAGGATGTCATGTGGGGAATACTAGTGAATTGATAGCTAAAAAAATCGTTAATGGAAAATTAATTGCTTTGGACAACAGTCCTGAAGCAATCCCAAAAATGAATAACTTAGTTAATAAATATAAAAATATAGAGTTTATTAGTGGAGATGTACGACTCCATGATGTTTTAGAAGAAGTTGTGAAAAAAATAAAAAAATGTGATGTTTTATCAGTAGATCTTGGAGGAGGATATCATCCAGATACCACTTTTAAAGTTTATTTCATTTGGGCTTCTGCATTGAAACCAGAAATAACATTAATTCGTAATAGAGGCCTTATTGACTTTGTTAGGAGTTCTCAAACTGAAGAAAAAATTGAATCAGAAAAAGGTTGGTTAGAATCTTGTGGAGATGAAGGAATACCTCCTCAAATAAAAGAATTTAAACTTTGGAGCTCTAAATTAAATAAAAAAGAATAA
- the cca gene encoding CCA tRNA nucleotidyltransferase produces MNYKEILKEIKPTKEESEIVHKIATESITCIDNIAKRENINVETLLVGSIAKETWLSGSSDIDIFINFQLNTDVDYLKDKGLFLGYECSKQMKGIAEEHYASHPYLTSHINGYDVDFVPCYKIDCAEKLKSAVDRTVLHTKYIQKHLKEEQKDEVLLLKKFMKEVGTYGSEFKVGGFAGYLCEILILRYNTFEETLKAASNWKNKTIIDLKKYGTSKLFKDPLIAIDPTDKNRNVGAALRKEKMAEFIIASRNFLNSDEDKKIKYFKPLSKNIDCKNIIKQFKDRKTKTITITFDIPDVSVDSLHPQLKKTQQSIEEKLENNEFSVFKSDYWTDEESIAVLIFEMNVYKQNKYYIHEGPKIWDKKACDNFLAVHSDNSNNYDSHTEDYYVLEDMIVINKEREFRTAKAFIENILTKENIHIVKVGKNLKDLIISSYKLDNIKKLLKENKLNENSDFLNFLDDFLNPGQLLKRL; encoded by the coding sequence ATGAACTATAAAGAAATATTAAAAGAAATAAAACCAACAAAAGAAGAATCAGAAATAGTTCATAAAATAGCTACTGAATCTATCACTTGTATTGATAATATAGCTAAAAGAGAAAATATAAATGTTGAAACACTCCTTGTAGGTTCAATAGCTAAAGAAACTTGGCTTTCTGGAAGTTCAGATATTGATATTTTTATTAACTTCCAATTAAATACAGATGTAGATTATTTAAAAGATAAAGGACTTTTTTTAGGATATGAATGTAGTAAACAGATGAAAGGAATAGCTGAAGAACATTATGCTTCACATCCTTATCTTACAAGTCATATTAATGGGTATGATGTAGATTTCGTTCCATGTTACAAGATAGATTGTGCAGAAAAATTAAAATCTGCAGTTGATAGAACAGTTTTACATACAAAATACATCCAAAAACATTTGAAAGAGGAACAAAAAGATGAAGTTCTTTTACTTAAAAAATTCATGAAAGAAGTTGGAACTTATGGATCTGAATTTAAAGTAGGGGGATTTGCAGGATATCTTTGTGAAATACTTATTTTAAGATATAATACTTTCGAAGAAACTTTAAAAGCTGCTTCTAACTGGAAAAACAAAACTATTATTGACTTAAAAAAATATGGAACTAGCAAATTATTTAAAGATCCATTAATAGCTATCGACCCAACTGATAAAAATAGAAATGTTGGTGCAGCTCTTAGAAAAGAGAAAATGGCAGAATTTATTATAGCTTCTAGAAACTTTTTAAATTCAGATGAAGATAAAAAAATCAAATATTTCAAACCTTTATCTAAAAATATAGACTGTAAAAATATAATAAAACAATTTAAAGATAGAAAAACAAAAACAATCACTATAACTTTTGATATACCTGATGTTTCTGTTGATTCTCTTCATCCACAACTTAAAAAAACTCAACAATCAATTGAAGAAAAATTAGAAAATAACGAATTTTCTGTATTTAAAAGTGATTATTGGACTGATGAAGAAAGCATTGCCGTTTTAATCTTTGAAATGAATGTTTACAAACAAAATAAATATTATATTCATGAAGGGCCAAAAATTTGGGATAAAAAAGCATGCGACAACTTTTTGGCTGTTCATAGTGATAACTCAAATAATTATGATTCTCATACAGAGGATTATTATGTCCTTGAAGATATGATTGTTATAAATAAAGAAAGAGAATTTAGAACAGCAAAAGCATTTATAGAAAATATTTTAACTAAAGAAAATATCCATATAGTAAAAGTTGGTAAAAATCTAAAAGACCTCATTATTAGTAGCTATAAATTAGATAATATTAAAAAATTATTAAAAGAAAATAAATTAAACGAAAATTCTGATTTTTTAAACTTCTTAGATGATTTTTTAAATCCTGGACAACTTTTAAAAAGATTATAA
- the thpR gene encoding RNA 2',3'-cyclic phosphodiesterase yields MVNEHRCFLAIDIEPNLVQKIEEVQKEFKKTNNNVKYVKTENLHFTLKFFGNVSDTKINEIKKAIDKVLSNVSNNDDKDENNSKTELIIKGIGTFPNKNYMKVLWIGTQNNSFLLNLQKELDSEFTKLGFKKEKNFKTHLTIGRIRNLKDKNEFKEKIDELKNISIGTMNISKISLKKSELTPKGPIYSDIEIFEI; encoded by the coding sequence ATGGTCAATGAACACCGATGTTTTTTAGCTATTGATATAGAACCAAATCTAGTTCAAAAAATTGAAGAAGTTCAAAAAGAGTTTAAAAAAACCAATAATAATGTAAAATATGTAAAAACAGAAAATTTACATTTTACTCTCAAATTTTTTGGAAACGTGAGCGATACAAAGATTAATGAAATAAAAAAGGCTATTGATAAAGTTTTATCTAATGTTTCCAATAATGATGATAAAGATGAAAATAATTCCAAAACTGAATTAATTATTAAAGGTATTGGTACTTTTCCTAATAAAAATTATATGAAAGTTTTATGGATTGGTACTCAAAACAATAGCTTTTTACTTAATTTACAAAAAGAATTAGATTCAGAATTTACAAAATTAGGATTTAAAAAAGAAAAAAACTTTAAAACTCATCTTACTATTGGAAGAATAAGAAATTTAAAGGATAAAAATGAATTTAAGGAAAAAATCGATGAATTGAAAAATATCTCTATTGGAACAATGAATATTTCTAAAATTTCTCTAAAGAAAAGTGAATTAACTCCAAAAGGACCCATTTATTCTGACATTGAAATTTTTGAGATTTGA
- the priL gene encoding DNA primase large subunit PriL, with protein sequence MVLLSFINPLSEEGQEIVKEKGDLNSVFETNEELINIVTHDKRQNIDDDSLIPVNYGDLAIKRIQWYIERKNNKDFNNDDFSYLLNEEIAESDVISFHLISQAIATNFNLNSRETRLFIESQGKLIEERLVKLMPQERKEIVNKILSQLIIHDNISWTYLKDLVASKKISITDLVLDNGNLILDKESFIDKFGDKFKDRAPDRMYDIIIGDNIKELILTNMIMQNTENYLEKIKEMSSTIEVHPAIAELSDMIATTISELSSKYSGFYGTGGPGGDMKIGKLLREAFPPCIANTVEGVTSGGRNDAIVLLLTSFVSYARLYPGIFRNEGVDVKVSDIDPNLTITLNEILPLIYEAADNCSPPLFDDQPQEKINITSKLGFGMYNDPELEHEGETTWYTPMSCEKIKMHLPQLCKPDKLCAKIGNPLSYYSRAKWQLQKDGKGENTEEEIQSEDK encoded by the coding sequence ATGGTTTTATTGTCATTTATAAATCCTTTATCAGAGGAAGGTCAAGAAATTGTTAAAGAGAAAGGCGATCTTAACAGTGTATTCGAGACTAATGAAGAATTAATCAATATAGTTACTCATGACAAACGTCAAAATATTGATGATGATTCTTTAATACCTGTTAACTATGGTGATTTAGCTATTAAAAGGATTCAATGGTATATTGAACGAAAAAATAATAAAGATTTTAATAATGATGATTTTAGCTATCTTTTAAATGAAGAAATAGCTGAATCCGATGTCATATCTTTTCATTTAATTTCTCAAGCTATAGCTACTAATTTTAATCTGAATTCTCGTGAAACTAGACTTTTTATAGAATCTCAAGGGAAACTTATTGAGGAACGTTTAGTTAAATTAATGCCTCAAGAAAGAAAAGAGATAGTTAATAAAATATTATCTCAGCTAATTATTCATGATAATATCAGTTGGACTTATTTAAAAGATCTTGTAGCTTCTAAAAAAATTTCTATTACAGATTTAGTTCTTGATAATGGTAATTTAATATTAGATAAAGAATCTTTTATAGATAAATTTGGTGACAAATTTAAAGATAGAGCTCCTGATAGAATGTATGATATTATTATTGGGGACAATATTAAAGAGTTGATATTAACTAATATGATAATGCAAAATACAGAGAATTATCTTGAAAAAATTAAAGAAATGTCTTCTACTATTGAAGTTCATCCTGCTATAGCTGAACTTTCAGATATGATAGCTACTACAATCTCAGAACTTTCTTCAAAATACAGTGGTTTTTATGGAACTGGTGGTCCTGGAGGAGATATGAAAATTGGAAAATTGTTAAGGGAAGCTTTTCCACCATGTATAGCTAATACAGTAGAAGGTGTTACTTCTGGTGGAAGAAATGATGCAATTGTACTTCTTCTAACCTCTTTTGTCTCTTATGCAAGACTTTACCCAGGAATTTTTAGAAATGAGGGAGTAGATGTAAAAGTATCTGATATTGACCCTAATTTAACTATAACTTTAAATGAGATTTTACCTCTTATTTATGAAGCTGCAGATAATTGTTCTCCTCCTTTATTTGATGATCAACCTCAGGAAAAAATAAATATAACTTCAAAACTTGGTTTTGGAATGTATAATGATCCTGAACTTGAACACGAAGGTGAAACTACTTGGTATACTCCTATGAGCTGTGAAAAGATTAAAATGCATTTGCCTCAATTATGTAAACCAGATAAATTATGTGCAAAAATTGGAAATCCTTTATCATATTATTCAAGAGCTAAATGGCAACTACAAAAAGATGGAAAAGGGGAAAATACTGAAGAAGAGATTCAATCTGAAGATAAATAG
- a CDS encoding 3-dehydroquinate synthase II — MTEKFAWIMSPDVKWEEKKDLITTALESGIDYVLDLNDIENIKKLGNIKVINEEENADIFLVGIKGEGDGTLRLDKDTDLNNSKDLEVAKNFKNKGKKIVAYVEINSKKHEELARVLGKIVDYLILVGKEWTVIPLENIIADLQKEDVKIIAAIDSINDAKLALETLETGTDGVIFQPKNFEQIKEISKIIEEASQDEYELKEATVTNIKPVGSGDRVCIDTTSMLSPGEGMLIGSYSKAMFLVHSESLESEYVASRPFRVNAGPVQAYVMVPGNKTKYLSELETGDEVLAVDSNGESRTVIVGRVKIEKRPLILVEAESDGVKIKSLLQNAETIRLVNDKDEAVSVSDLQIGDKLKVFIDKGARHFGMSIEETIIEK; from the coding sequence TTGACAGAAAAATTCGCTTGGATAATGTCACCTGATGTTAAATGGGAAGAAAAAAAAGATTTAATAACAACTGCTCTTGAATCTGGAATAGATTATGTTTTAGATTTAAATGACATAGAGAATATAAAGAAACTCGGAAATATAAAAGTTATTAATGAAGAAGAAAATGCAGACATTTTTTTAGTAGGTATTAAAGGAGAAGGTGATGGAACCCTTCGTTTAGACAAAGATACTGATTTAAATAACTCTAAAGATTTAGAAGTAGCTAAAAACTTCAAAAATAAAGGTAAAAAAATAGTAGCTTATGTTGAAATCAACAGTAAGAAACATGAAGAGTTAGCTAGAGTTCTTGGAAAAATTGTTGATTATTTAATCTTAGTTGGTAAAGAATGGACAGTGATTCCACTTGAAAATATCATTGCAGACCTTCAAAAAGAAGATGTTAAAATCATAGCCGCTATAGACAGTATAAATGATGCTAAATTAGCTTTAGAAACACTAGAAACTGGAACAGATGGAGTTATTTTCCAACCTAAAAATTTCGAACAAATTAAAGAAATATCTAAAATCATCGAAGAAGCAAGTCAAGATGAATATGAATTAAAAGAAGCTACTGTAACAAATATTAAACCAGTCGGTAGTGGAGATAGAGTTTGTATCGATACAACTTCTATGTTATCACCTGGAGAAGGGATGTTAATTGGTTCTTATTCAAAAGCTATGTTTTTAGTTCATAGCGAATCTCTTGAAAGTGAATATGTTGCTTCAAGACCATTTAGAGTAAATGCAGGCCCAGTTCAAGCATATGTTATGGTTCCTGGAAATAAAACTAAATATCTTTCTGAGCTTGAAACTGGAGATGAAGTTTTAGCTGTAGACAGTAATGGAGAAAGCAGAACCGTTATTGTAGGCAGAGTAAAAATTGAAAAACGTCCACTTATACTTGTAGAAGCTGAATCTGATGGAGTTAAAATAAAATCTCTCTTACAAAATGCTGAAACAATAAGACTTGTAAATGACAAAGATGAAGCAGTATCTGTATCAGATCTTCAAATTGGAGATAAACTTAAAGTATTTATTGACAAAGGAGCAAGACACTTTGGAATGTCAATAGAAGAAACAATTATTGAGAAATAG
- a CDS encoding DUF530 domain-containing protein yields the protein MDESTLISKTERYLNKIQEKEISFENISKLDVFKSVYCKFTHSLNKLQELKEDMDSKGYTAPYRSLNRYGSSASGDVAFEELSEVNRHGQYFRMKATAKKNILDRVKSAIDAHKIAIGHLEEYGIFECSKCSKSYKPSNFIELLKNNKNIELTEKINEIDEFGENDELNETIGTAECSCGSNEFNFKINKTGVYRLEIIPYLPLSGNYMVLMSGMTSWGRESFKKVLNLLKQERKGVVKTVSAVIRFKENDRWIRKRVTIDSEHVDNYEEEIRKQYGKNVRIEFLQFHRTKPTIINDKHARTALAIGYVKYAENIVQNNKESVFKENISNIYKLAKYDEIVRDVKLQRPKFITEEDSLEEWQSFEIENRLKTVGLMSKRENLDPQLLQDIKKRESVEKDIFSEVGSTLILWDIFKYYLTTSYDRRKRYGGPFPYLRIDIDRQQRRIFENMNRDVVKILKNNENEHIVELHNMDLLLNKKFNLEKKIKGSNIQIDNVALGAAIISSNCNIPISTSARVFNVTEKSVRNEIDNINTFKKPKSNKSKKFLDMIKK from the coding sequence ATGGATGAATCGACACTTATAAGTAAAACTGAAAGATACTTAAATAAAATACAAGAGAAAGAAATAAGTTTTGAAAATATTTCAAAGTTAGATGTATTTAAGTCAGTTTACTGTAAGTTTACACACAGTTTAAACAAATTACAAGAATTAAAAGAAGATATGGATTCAAAAGGTTATACTGCCCCATATCGTTCTTTAAATAGATATGGATCAAGTGCATCTGGAGATGTAGCTTTTGAAGAATTAAGTGAAGTAAATCGACATGGCCAATATTTCAGAATGAAAGCAACAGCTAAAAAAAACATACTTGACCGTGTAAAATCAGCTATTGATGCTCATAAAATTGCTATTGGACATTTAGAAGAATATGGAATATTTGAATGCTCCAAATGTTCAAAATCATACAAGCCTTCTAATTTTATCGAATTACTAAAAAATAACAAAAACATTGAGTTAACCGAGAAAATCAATGAAATTGATGAATTTGGTGAAAATGATGAGCTAAATGAAACCATTGGAACTGCAGAATGTTCCTGTGGAAGTAATGAATTTAATTTTAAGATTAATAAGACTGGAGTTTATCGTTTAGAAATAATTCCCTATTTGCCATTATCTGGAAATTATATGGTTTTAATGTCTGGAATGACAAGTTGGGGAAGAGAATCTTTTAAAAAGGTATTGAATCTTCTAAAACAGGAACGAAAAGGAGTAGTTAAAACTGTTTCTGCTGTTATAAGATTTAAAGAAAATGATAGATGGATTCGTAAAAGGGTTACAATAGATTCAGAACATGTTGATAACTATGAAGAAGAAATAAGAAAACAATATGGAAAAAATGTTAGAATAGAATTTTTACAATTTCATAGAACAAAACCAACTATAATTAATGATAAACATGCTAGAACTGCATTAGCTATCGGATATGTTAAATATGCAGAAAATATTGTTCAAAATAACAAAGAATCTGTTTTTAAAGAAAATATAAGTAATATATATAAATTAGCAAAATATGATGAAATAGTTAGAGATGTTAAACTACAAAGACCCAAATTCATAACTGAAGAAGATTCTTTGGAAGAATGGCAAAGCTTTGAAATTGAAAACAGACTGAAAACTGTAGGATTAATGAGTAAAAGAGAAAATTTAGACCCTCAGCTACTTCAAGATATAAAAAAAAGAGAGTCTGTTGAAAAAGATATATTTTCAGAAGTAGGTTCAACACTTATTTTATGGGATATATTTAAATATTATCTAACAACTTCATATGATAGAAGAAAAAGATATGGCGGTCCATTTCCATATCTTAGAATTGATATAGATAGACAACAACGAAGAATTTTTGAGAATATGAACCGAGATGTTGTAAAGATTCTAAAAAATAATGAAAATGAACATATTGTTGAATTGCATAATATGGATTTATTATTAAATAAAAAATTTAATTTAGAGAAAAAGATAAAAGGTTCTAATATCCAAATTGATAATGTGGCATTAGGAGCAGCTATAATCAGTTCAAATTGTAATATTCCAATTTCTACCTCTGCAAGAGTTTTTAATGTAACAGAAAAAAGTGTTAGAAATGAAATTGATAATATTAATACTTTTAAAAAGCCAAAAAGTAATAAATCTAAAAAATTCTTAGATATGATTAAAAAATAG